A single window of Granulicella mallensis MP5ACTX8 DNA harbors:
- a CDS encoding polyphosphate kinase 2 family protein codes for MKLKSDYLVKPHTKVRLSHLSTSETGDFHDKDAAEPVLAKHREQLDALQDVLYASQSRAVLIVLQGMDTAGKDGTIRHIFSGINPQGCDVASFKVPTPLEARHEFLWRCQAQTPPRGMIGIFNRSHYEDVLSPRVHGLIGEKTARRRMDNINGWEQTLVDNGVVILKFFLHISREEQTSRLQARIDTPGKSWKLSPADFAERKFWPKYVDAYEDILRHTSHKHAPWFVIPADNKWYRNVAISQILVDAMKGLKLEYPKPTFDPSGIKLTKESADSTAKKVEARKNRKSKNAPAADAPKAT; via the coding sequence ATGAAGCTAAAATCTGATTACCTTGTAAAGCCGCACACCAAAGTGCGGCTTTCGCATCTCTCGACCAGCGAAACCGGCGACTTTCACGACAAAGACGCCGCAGAGCCTGTTCTGGCTAAACATCGCGAGCAGCTCGACGCCCTGCAGGACGTCCTCTACGCCTCGCAGTCCAGGGCGGTGCTGATTGTCTTGCAGGGCATGGATACCGCCGGCAAAGACGGCACCATCCGGCACATTTTTTCAGGGATCAATCCGCAGGGCTGCGATGTCGCCTCCTTCAAGGTGCCGACCCCGCTGGAGGCTCGCCATGAGTTTCTGTGGCGCTGCCAGGCGCAGACGCCGCCGCGCGGCATGATCGGCATCTTCAACCGCTCGCACTATGAGGATGTGCTCTCTCCGCGTGTTCACGGCCTGATCGGAGAAAAGACAGCGCGCCGCCGCATGGACAACATCAATGGGTGGGAGCAGACACTGGTTGATAACGGGGTTGTGATCCTCAAGTTCTTCCTGCACATCTCGCGCGAGGAGCAGACCAGCCGCCTGCAGGCGCGCATCGATACGCCCGGCAAGAGCTGGAAGCTCTCGCCCGCAGACTTCGCCGAGCGCAAGTTCTGGCCGAAGTACGTCGACGCCTACGAAGATATTCTTCGGCATACGAGCCACAAGCATGCGCCGTGGTTTGTGATTCCGGCGGACAACAAGTGGTACCGCAACGTGGCGATCTCGCAGATTCTGGTCGATGCCATGAAGGGCCTGAAGCTGGAGTATCCGAAGCCGACCTTCGACCCGTCCGGCATCAAGCTCACGAAAGAAAGCGCGGATTCGACTGCAAAGAAGGTCGAGGCCCGCAAGAATCGCAAGAGTAAAAACGCTCCCGCCGCAGACGCGCCCAAGGCGACGTAA
- a CDS encoding EamA family transporter — protein sequence MNWNIHSNALIALASALAWGGGDFSGGMGVKAAGGSIRSTLRVILMSHSVSFIVLASILLLRHEPMPHGALLGWGVLAGVAGGISLTAFYIALSRGEMGVSAAISGLLAAAIPALVSSLLEGAPGTLRIVGFALAFIAIWAIAAGPSPEDSGRSTLSLAILAGIGFGVYFVALRMANPLGIFMPMALARIGSLTTCGLTLLTLRLSGGKEDGGAKHLPSSAILWALSVALLDTGGNILFVAATRLGRLDVAAVLASLYPASTILLAAWQLHERPTRRQLVGMAVAVAAVVMVSI from the coding sequence ATGAACTGGAACATACACAGCAATGCCTTGATCGCGCTGGCTTCGGCATTGGCCTGGGGAGGCGGAGACTTCTCCGGCGGCATGGGGGTCAAGGCTGCCGGAGGCTCGATTCGCTCGACGTTGCGGGTCATCCTGATGTCCCACTCCGTCAGTTTTATCGTGCTGGCGTCCATCCTCCTGCTGCGTCATGAGCCGATGCCCCACGGCGCTCTGCTGGGCTGGGGCGTGCTGGCCGGTGTCGCGGGCGGAATCTCTCTGACCGCGTTTTATATTGCGCTTTCACGTGGAGAGATGGGGGTTTCAGCCGCCATCAGCGGTCTCCTGGCTGCTGCCATTCCGGCACTGGTCTCCAGCCTGCTGGAAGGTGCGCCCGGCACTCTGCGGATCGTCGGATTTGCTCTTGCGTTTATCGCCATCTGGGCGATCGCCGCAGGGCCTTCCCCCGAGGACTCCGGCCGCAGCACACTGAGCCTCGCTATCCTTGCCGGCATTGGCTTTGGAGTTTATTTCGTCGCGCTGCGCATGGCGAATCCGCTCGGCATCTTCATGCCGATGGCGCTGGCCCGTATCGGCAGCCTCACTACCTGCGGCCTGACGCTGCTGACCCTACGCCTGAGCGGAGGCAAGGAAGACGGAGGCGCGAAACACCTCCCCTCCTCCGCTATCCTGTGGGCCCTCTCCGTGGCGCTGCTCGATACTGGCGGGAATATACTCTTTGTCGCTGCGACGCGTCTCGGCCGGCTGGACGTGGCAGCGGTGCTGGCTTCGCTCTATCCGGCCTCGACGATCCTGCTGGCGGCATGGCAACTGCACGAGCGTCCCACGCGGCGGCAGCTTGTGGGTATGGCTGTGGCTGTAGCTGCCGTGGTGATGGTCAGTATCTGA
- a CDS encoding VWA domain-containing protein: MVFGKQTVWVGALTVALAGFGPGFDLAICAQNPQQSTPGTQQQNVPDAPRPQTLPQLNTITPVVALPDAPPPEQTSTTEAPASDGQKAVGSTLPSTPTSGTQTPAEDDNAGAPPPTLGEGAMPILRVHVNFVQLPFIVKDSKNQLVPGLTWRDVRVYENGLRQQMQNFSSDPRPMSVALVIDQSVTFDTMNKINNSLHALQDAFAPYDEVSVFTYNNGVKEQTAFTAAQSARLGVILERSKGPGRDPNMNFGSALDQTTVKNNQAVDPQTNRGSHGGIIISSAPKEFHTLLDAILAAAIETTHANRERLRVVYVISDGKEYGSTAKEKEVIQFCQTNNIQVFATLVGDSAVPGFGFIDRIHLPMTMRDDILPRVTALTGGQTDPEFRQGGIERSFANIAKQARTQYTVGYYSHEPILDGKFRKTEIRVARPNLTVISKDGYYPTPRNSAPLPVTPTATP, translated from the coding sequence ATGGTGTTCGGCAAGCAAACAGTTTGGGTAGGGGCGCTAACGGTTGCGCTGGCGGGCTTTGGCCCTGGTTTTGATCTCGCGATATGCGCTCAGAACCCACAGCAGAGCACTCCAGGTACGCAGCAACAGAACGTCCCGGATGCACCGCGTCCTCAGACCCTGCCGCAGCTCAACACGATTACCCCGGTTGTGGCCCTGCCGGATGCTCCTCCACCGGAGCAAACGTCCACCACCGAAGCCCCCGCCAGCGACGGGCAGAAGGCCGTCGGCAGCACCCTGCCTTCGACTCCCACGTCCGGCACACAAACACCTGCCGAAGACGACAATGCGGGCGCTCCGCCGCCAACGCTAGGTGAAGGCGCGATGCCCATACTCCGCGTGCATGTGAACTTCGTCCAACTTCCCTTTATCGTCAAGGATTCCAAGAACCAGTTGGTTCCAGGCCTGACGTGGCGCGATGTGCGCGTCTATGAGAACGGCCTGCGCCAGCAGATGCAGAACTTCTCGAGCGACCCCCGGCCCATGTCGGTAGCCCTGGTCATCGATCAGAGTGTCACCTTCGACACCATGAACAAGATCAATAACTCCCTGCATGCATTACAGGATGCCTTTGCGCCCTACGACGAGGTCTCGGTCTTTACGTACAACAACGGCGTGAAGGAGCAGACAGCCTTTACAGCGGCACAGAGCGCGCGGCTGGGCGTCATTCTGGAAAGATCCAAGGGACCCGGTCGCGATCCGAATATGAACTTCGGCAGTGCGCTGGACCAGACCACGGTGAAGAACAACCAGGCGGTCGATCCCCAGACGAATCGTGGCTCCCATGGCGGCATCATTATCAGCAGCGCGCCCAAGGAGTTCCACACGCTGCTTGACGCGATTCTCGCCGCAGCAATTGAGACGACCCACGCAAACAGAGAACGACTGCGTGTCGTCTATGTCATCTCCGACGGCAAGGAGTACGGCAGCACCGCGAAGGAAAAAGAGGTCATCCAATTCTGCCAGACCAACAATATTCAGGTCTTCGCGACCCTCGTAGGTGACTCCGCGGTCCCGGGATTCGGCTTCATCGATCGTATCCATCTGCCCATGACCATGCGCGATGACATTCTGCCGCGCGTTACCGCCCTGACCGGCGGGCAGACCGATCCTGAGTTCCGGCAGGGCGGGATCGAAAGAAGCTTCGCCAACATCGCCAAACAGGCACGCACCCAGTACACGGTCGGCTACTACAGCCACGAGCCGATTCTTGACGGTAAATTCCGCAAGACGGAGATTCGGGTGGCGAGGCCTAACCTGACAGTGATCTCCAAGGACGGCTACTATCCCACCCCCAGGAATAGCGCCCCCTTGCCGGTCACTCCTACAGCCACACCGTAG
- a CDS encoding TIGR03435 family protein: MGAAITPSLALCQETPAPSPSPASSSPVPGPRGPVFDVISIRPSTPGESWLISDPPDGYRVLAQPLGRTILRAYFPRILQSRVALLQGAPGWVWDDAYDVVAKVAPGDMAEWETQRLNMGSLASGTMLQKMLQAALAERCKLVVHRVPMEISGYVLVLKKHGPNLDQMKEALPDETVPPDAHRISGGGSATLPTPGPGSEKTYFQTSMASLAADLTLSWFGAVEDRTGLTGKYDFTLQKREDVSSPPPAGQTIVPATDPRPSPWNLEKLGLELKVIQIPMEGLVIDHIERPSAN, translated from the coding sequence ATGGGGGCAGCGATCACTCCTTCTCTGGCCCTATGTCAGGAGACCCCCGCTCCATCGCCGTCGCCTGCTTCGAGCAGCCCTGTCCCGGGGCCCAGGGGGCCGGTATTTGATGTGATCTCAATTCGACCGAGTACGCCGGGTGAAAGTTGGTTGATATCGGATCCTCCCGATGGATACCGAGTCCTCGCTCAACCTTTGGGGCGAACGATCCTGAGGGCCTATTTCCCTCGGATATTGCAGAGCAGGGTCGCTCTTCTTCAGGGGGCTCCAGGCTGGGTGTGGGACGATGCGTACGATGTCGTGGCTAAAGTGGCTCCGGGCGATATGGCCGAGTGGGAGACTCAACGCCTCAACATGGGCTCTCTGGCAAGCGGAACGATGCTGCAAAAGATGTTGCAGGCTGCCCTGGCGGAGCGGTGCAAGCTCGTCGTGCATCGCGTTCCGATGGAGATTTCAGGCTATGTGCTGGTGCTCAAAAAACACGGCCCTAACCTGGATCAAATGAAGGAGGCGCTGCCTGATGAGACGGTTCCTCCAGACGCTCACCGCATCTCCGGGGGTGGCTCGGCAACTCTTCCTACGCCGGGTCCAGGATCAGAGAAAACCTATTTCCAGACCTCCATGGCCTCCTTGGCTGCGGACCTGACTCTTTCCTGGTTCGGTGCCGTCGAAGACAGGACCGGCCTGACTGGAAAATATGATTTCACTCTGCAAAAACGAGAAGATGTATCATCCCCGCCCCCGGCCGGGCAGACGATAGTACCGGCAACCGACCCACGGCCTTCTCCCTGGAACCTGGAAAAGCTTGGTTTGGAATTGAAGGTCATTCAAATTCCCATGGAAGGGCTGGTCATCGACCATATCGAGAGGCCCTCAGCGAACTAG
- a CDS encoding VWA domain-containing protein, translated as MRPLWLRLVPALSFALLSCAPGLHAQEAPSPDAPPPASTAPAQQEQNPETQTLKVNVNLVDLYFSVRDKSGYVTGLHQQDCGLWEDGQQQTIKNFTQEKNLPLTIGILLDTSGSQKNVLPLEQDSGARFLSEVLKPKDEAFLISFDVNVDLLSDYTNSAHELKRAIDKASINAASSSAGVPGIGGGPFPTSHPRGTLLYDAVYLAAHDKLQSQTGRKILVLLTDGGDQGSQETLKSATEAAQKANAILYVILIADRANFSYGFNADGQMEQLAHETGGRVINVGNNGKKLEEAFDQIQDELRTQYLVSYTPKNKAADGKFRKINIDCGKDAKVQARKGYYAIVGGGDDN; from the coding sequence ATGCGACCCCTATGGCTGCGTCTCGTCCCCGCTCTGTCGTTCGCACTCCTGTCCTGTGCGCCTGGCCTCCACGCGCAGGAAGCCCCCTCGCCGGACGCTCCGCCGCCGGCGAGCACCGCGCCAGCCCAGCAGGAGCAGAATCCTGAGACCCAGACCCTCAAGGTCAACGTCAACCTGGTCGACCTCTATTTTTCCGTGCGCGACAAGTCAGGCTATGTCACGGGCCTGCATCAGCAGGATTGCGGGCTTTGGGAAGACGGCCAGCAGCAGACGATCAAGAATTTTACGCAGGAGAAGAATCTGCCCCTGACGATCGGCATTCTGCTCGACACCAGCGGAAGCCAGAAGAACGTGCTTCCGCTAGAACAGGACTCCGGCGCGCGTTTTTTGAGTGAGGTGCTAAAGCCGAAGGATGAGGCTTTTCTGATCTCCTTCGATGTCAATGTTGACCTGCTCTCCGACTACACCAACAGCGCTCACGAGCTGAAGCGCGCCATCGACAAGGCTTCCATCAATGCGGCTTCGTCGAGCGCCGGCGTTCCCGGCATCGGCGGCGGCCCGTTCCCGACGAGCCACCCGCGCGGCACGCTGCTCTATGACGCTGTGTATCTGGCCGCGCACGACAAGCTGCAGTCGCAGACCGGCCGCAAGATCCTTGTTCTGCTGACCGATGGCGGCGACCAGGGATCGCAGGAGACGCTGAAGAGCGCGACGGAGGCCGCACAGAAGGCCAACGCCATCCTCTACGTCATCCTCATCGCGGACCGCGCGAACTTCAGCTATGGGTTCAACGCCGACGGGCAGATGGAGCAGTTGGCGCATGAAACCGGCGGTCGAGTCATCAACGTCGGAAACAACGGCAAGAAGCTCGAAGAGGCCTTCGACCAGATCCAGGACGAGCTGCGCACGCAGTACCTGGTCAGCTATACGCCCAAGAACAAAGCCGCCGATGGTAAGTTTCGCAAGATCAACATCGACTGCGGGAAAGATGCGAAGGTGCAGGCGCGCAAGGGGTATTATGCGATTGTCGGCGGTGGGGATGACAACTGA
- a CDS encoding 1-(5-phosphoribosyl)-5-[(5-phosphoribosylamino)methylideneamino]imidazole-4-carboxamide isomerase — MLIPSIDLMGGRIVQLVQGEKLKLAFDDFDYWIERFSKYPTVQLIDLDAAMRQGDNRELIEMICKRLPCQVGGGLRTPEDGQRLLDAGAKRVIYGSSLFNSDGVDKVFAASLKKALGEDALCFSVDTKNGKVAVKGWKDSVDLTPEEAVTWLEDYTSAFLYTHVDTEGTMQGFPMDVAAVLRSTTARQLIVAGGIKERAEVDSLDAMGVDAVAGMAVYSGAMEA; from the coding sequence ATGCTGATTCCTTCGATTGACCTGATGGGCGGGCGCATTGTGCAGCTCGTGCAGGGTGAGAAACTCAAGCTCGCCTTCGACGACTTCGACTACTGGATCGAGCGCTTCTCGAAATACCCGACCGTGCAGCTTATTGATCTCGACGCTGCGATGCGGCAGGGCGACAACCGCGAGCTGATCGAGATGATCTGCAAACGCCTGCCGTGCCAGGTAGGCGGTGGCCTGCGCACCCCTGAAGACGGACAGCGGCTGCTCGATGCCGGGGCGAAGCGGGTGATCTATGGCTCTTCCCTCTTCAACAGCGACGGTGTAGATAAGGTCTTCGCGGCCAGCTTGAAGAAGGCGCTTGGCGAAGATGCCCTGTGTTTTTCCGTCGACACCAAAAACGGCAAGGTTGCTGTGAAGGGCTGGAAGGACTCGGTCGACCTGACGCCGGAAGAGGCTGTGACTTGGCTTGAGGATTACACCTCAGCCTTCCTCTACACGCACGTCGATACCGAAGGCACTATGCAGGGTTTTCCGATGGACGTCGCCGCAGTGCTGCGCTCTACGACCGCCCGGCAGCTTATCGTCGCCGGAGGGATCAAGGAACGCGCCGAGGTCGATTCGCTCGATGCGATGGGTGTGGATGCCGTGGCGGGAATGGCTGTGTATTCGGGGGCGATGGAGGCTTAG
- the hisF gene encoding imidazole glycerol phosphate synthase subunit HisF, protein MLTKRIIACLDVRGGRVVKGIQFVDIVDAGDPAELAHRHAAAGADEIVLLDITATHEGRGTLLDTVKRTAASLFVPFTVGGGIRSAEDAAAVFDAGADKVSINSSAIARPELIGEIGSSFGAQAVIVAIDARRGEHGVEDAEVYVSGGRKATGLRVVDWAREAEQRGAGEILLTSMNTDGMRNGFDCELTRLVSEAVQIPVIASGGAGSAAHFAEVFKAGKADAALAASIFHFGITDSRALKAEVAAAGVPMRLPC, encoded by the coding sequence ATGCTGACGAAGAGAATCATCGCGTGCCTCGATGTACGGGGCGGACGCGTCGTAAAGGGTATCCAGTTCGTCGATATCGTCGATGCGGGCGACCCGGCGGAGCTGGCGCATCGCCATGCGGCGGCGGGGGCCGATGAGATCGTGCTGCTCGACATTACCGCGACCCATGAAGGCCGCGGCACGCTGCTCGATACCGTGAAGCGCACAGCGGCCTCGCTCTTCGTGCCCTTCACCGTGGGTGGAGGCATCCGGTCTGCTGAGGATGCAGCGGCGGTCTTCGATGCGGGCGCGGACAAGGTCAGCATCAACTCGTCGGCCATCGCACGACCGGAGTTGATCGGCGAGATCGGCTCCAGCTTCGGCGCACAGGCAGTGATCGTCGCAATCGATGCCCGTCGAGGGGAGCATGGCGTAGAGGATGCCGAGGTGTATGTCAGCGGCGGACGCAAGGCGACCGGTTTGCGAGTCGTCGACTGGGCGCGGGAGGCTGAGCAGCGGGGTGCCGGAGAGATCCTCTTGACCTCGATGAATACCGACGGCATGCGCAACGGCTTCGACTGCGAGCTGACGCGGCTCGTGTCGGAGGCAGTGCAGATTCCGGTGATCGCCAGTGGTGGTGCGGGCTCGGCCGCGCACTTTGCCGAGGTGTTCAAGGCAGGCAAGGCCGATGCGGCGCTGGCAGCGAGTATCTTTCACTTTGGGATTACGGATTCGCGAGCGTTGAAGGCAGAGGTTGCGGCGGCGGGAGTGCCGATGCGGCTGCCGTGTTGA
- a CDS encoding DUF6968 family protein: MITDTTHVSQGTVEMVKPDTAANWTGMELLPFEIIAERFLDIEHESQIATLTVSFGKPFHIEGKGWACPYRISALGREHITPAGGADSVHSIQMAMHMVHNELSGMARHHKMSFLGTDDFGFGRVGGSEAAAAKCPVVGMSVNS, from the coding sequence ATGATTACCGACACAACCCACGTCTCGCAGGGCACAGTGGAGATGGTAAAGCCAGACACGGCAGCAAACTGGACCGGCATGGAGTTGCTGCCGTTCGAGATCATCGCCGAACGCTTCCTCGATATCGAACATGAGAGCCAAATCGCGACCCTGACCGTCAGCTTCGGCAAACCCTTTCACATCGAAGGCAAGGGTTGGGCGTGCCCCTACCGCATCAGCGCACTGGGCCGCGAACACATCACGCCCGCCGGTGGCGCGGACTCCGTGCACTCCATCCAGATGGCGATGCATATGGTGCACAACGAACTCAGCGGCATGGCCCGGCACCACAAGATGAGCTTCCTAGGAACGGACGACTTCGGTTTCGGCCGTGTCGGCGGCAGCGAGGCGGCTGCGGCAAAGTGTCCGGTTGTGGGCATGAGTGTGAATTCGTGA
- the hisH gene encoding imidazole glycerol phosphate synthase subunit HisH, producing the protein MIAVIDYKAGNLTSVVKALKHLGANGIVITQDPAEVLRADKIVLPGVGHFQSTQLLADLGLTQATREAVAKGTPFLGICVGLQWLYEGSTEAPETAGLGHFGGQCERFPATFEGTELKSPHVGWNSLENVREDSRLLAGVTPGSFVYYTHSWRAPVSADTAAATMYGGAFTAAVERGNVMGVQFHPEKSAETGLRVLQNFLAL; encoded by the coding sequence ATGATCGCTGTCATCGACTACAAAGCGGGCAATCTGACCAGCGTGGTCAAAGCGCTCAAACATCTTGGCGCGAACGGCATTGTGATCACGCAAGATCCCGCTGAGGTGTTGCGTGCGGACAAGATCGTTCTTCCCGGCGTCGGCCATTTTCAGTCGACACAGTTGCTCGCCGACCTCGGCCTGACCCAGGCGACACGCGAAGCCGTCGCCAAGGGCACGCCGTTTCTCGGCATCTGCGTGGGGCTTCAGTGGCTGTATGAAGGTTCCACCGAAGCACCCGAGACAGCAGGACTCGGGCACTTTGGCGGCCAGTGCGAGCGCTTCCCTGCCACCTTCGAGGGCACGGAGTTAAAGTCGCCGCATGTGGGATGGAACTCGCTCGAGAACGTGCGCGAAGACTCACGGCTATTGGCAGGCGTTACGCCGGGGAGCTTCGTCTATTACACCCACTCGTGGCGCGCGCCGGTGTCGGCGGACACGGCTGCGGCCACGATGTATGGTGGCGCGTTTACCGCCGCAGTCGAACGCGGCAACGTAATGGGCGTACAGTTTCATCCTGAGAAGTCGGCTGAAACAGGACTGCGCGTCCTGCAAAACTTTCTCGCGCTGTAG
- the hisB gene encoding imidazoleglycerol-phosphate dehydratase HisB produces the protein MSDLVNELGVAPVGDERIGVVERNTTETKISLRLNVDGQGSYTVSTGIRFFDHMLELFTRHGGFDLQLKCVGDLDVDQHHTVEDVGIALGEAFAEALGDKKGILRAGYFVMAMDETLAVAAVDLSGRVAYVVDDQVTVPVVGDLQSELVADFFDGFARGAKANVHVKTMYGRSNHHKIEAIFKAFARAMRGACSRDERMRELLPSTKGLL, from the coding sequence ATGAGTGATCTGGTAAATGAGTTGGGTGTCGCGCCGGTAGGCGACGAACGCATTGGCGTAGTGGAACGCAATACGACGGAGACGAAGATCTCGCTTCGGCTCAACGTCGATGGACAGGGCAGCTATACGGTTTCGACGGGCATTCGCTTCTTCGACCACATGCTTGAGCTGTTTACGCGACATGGCGGATTCGACCTGCAACTGAAGTGCGTGGGCGATCTGGATGTCGATCAGCACCACACGGTGGAGGACGTCGGCATCGCGCTGGGCGAGGCCTTTGCCGAGGCGCTTGGCGACAAGAAGGGCATTCTCCGGGCGGGATACTTCGTCATGGCGATGGATGAGACGCTCGCAGTGGCTGCGGTCGATCTCTCGGGCCGCGTGGCGTATGTCGTCGATGACCAGGTGACGGTGCCCGTCGTCGGCGATCTGCAGAGTGAGCTGGTTGCGGACTTCTTCGATGGCTTTGCGCGCGGCGCGAAGGCCAATGTACATGTGAAGACCATGTATGGGCGCAGCAACCATCACAAGATCGAGGCGATCTTCAAGGCATTCGCACGGGCGATGCGCGGTGCGTGCTCGCGGGATGAGCGGATGAGAGAGTTGCTGCCGAGTACCAAGGGGCTGCTGTAA
- the hisC gene encoding histidinol-phosphate transaminase — translation MAVLTETENKADAAGTVPQPRAAVLAMPEYHPPLAGRDALRLDFNENTLAPSPRVLEKLQKLTSEGLTIYPERQPVERIAAAHFGLSVDQVLLTNGVDEAIHLMACAFLDEGDEALICTPTFFMYDVSISMMTTGLRKVQTDDTLAFPFERFLAAITPRTKLIIVASPNNPTGATISREQLLAIAAAAPQAVLMVDEAYFHFHGETTMGDIGSVPNLIVARTFSKAYGLANLRVGMVAGDARLIGFLRKVSSPYNVNGVALAVLPEALADEDYLNWYILQVHQGRERMYTALEELGVRTWPSASNFILMDIGPKHKELVAAMRRHGVLLRDRSTDPGCDGYVRITIGTEEHVTRGIAALRASLAEIGWTPAEGRARA, via the coding sequence ATGGCTGTGTTGACGGAAACTGAGAACAAGGCGGACGCTGCAGGGACTGTTCCGCAGCCGCGCGCTGCCGTACTGGCGATGCCGGAGTACCACCCGCCGCTCGCTGGCCGCGATGCTCTGCGGCTGGACTTCAACGAGAACACCCTGGCACCGAGCCCCCGCGTCCTTGAGAAGCTCCAGAAGCTGACGAGCGAGGGACTGACGATCTATCCCGAACGGCAGCCTGTCGAGAGGATCGCCGCAGCCCACTTCGGACTCAGCGTGGATCAGGTGTTGCTGACCAATGGCGTCGACGAAGCGATTCACCTGATGGCCTGCGCATTCCTCGACGAAGGGGATGAGGCGCTGATCTGCACACCGACGTTCTTCATGTATGACGTGTCGATCAGCATGATGACCACGGGGCTGCGTAAGGTGCAGACCGACGATACTCTTGCCTTCCCCTTCGAACGCTTTCTGGCGGCGATTACGCCGCGCACCAAGCTCATCATCGTGGCTTCGCCGAACAATCCGACCGGCGCAACGATCAGCCGCGAGCAGCTGCTGGCGATTGCCGCCGCGGCTCCTCAGGCGGTGCTGATGGTCGATGAGGCTTACTTTCACTTTCATGGCGAGACGACGATGGGCGACATCGGCAGCGTGCCAAACCTGATCGTCGCGCGCACCTTCTCAAAGGCCTATGGGCTGGCGAATCTGCGCGTCGGCATGGTCGCGGGCGATGCGCGGCTGATCGGATTCTTGCGCAAGGTGAGTTCCCCCTACAACGTGAACGGCGTGGCGCTTGCCGTGCTGCCTGAGGCGCTTGCCGATGAGGACTACCTGAACTGGTACATCCTCCAGGTACACCAGGGCCGTGAGCGGATGTACACCGCGCTCGAAGAGCTTGGGGTGCGGACCTGGCCGAGTGCCTCAAACTTCATCCTGATGGATATCGGGCCGAAGCACAAAGAGCTCGTCGCCGCGATGCGCCGGCATGGCGTGCTGCTGCGCGACCGCTCCACCGACCCGGGATGCGACGGTTATGTGCGCATCACCATCGGCACGGAAGAGCATGTAACGCGCGGTATCGCAGCGTTGCGCGCGTCGTTGGCGGAGATTGGGTGGACACCGGCGGAAGGCCGGGCACGTGCATGA